From a single Epinephelus fuscoguttatus linkage group LG18, E.fuscoguttatus.final_Chr_v1 genomic region:
- the si:ch211-282j22.3 gene encoding ER degradation-enhancing alpha-mannosidase-like protein 3, with protein MRRVGDILRRELVHISGTGMLLKTLLISSLLGWATCQESQSMTPEEKTVIRDQIIEMFDHAYGSYMKYAYPADELMPLSCRGRVRGQEPNRGDIDDSLGKFSLTLIDTLDTLVVLNKLDEFEDAVRKAVTDVRLDNDVVVSVFETNIRVLGGLLGAHVMADLLRQRGERMQWYRDELLHMAKELGHRLLPAFNTTSGLPYPKVNLRYGVLNPLSRTGTESDTCTACAGTMILEFAALSRLSGESVFEEHARKALDVLWQRRQRGSDLVGTVINIHNEEWVRRDSGVGAGIDSYYEYLMKAYILLGDNVFLERFNIHYSAIMKYISQPPLLLNVHMHNPTVSVRSWMDSLLAFFPGLQVLRGDLKPAIETHEMLYQVTKQHKFLPEAFTTEFRVHWGQHLLRPEFAESTYYLYKATGDPYYLRVGQSIVEKLNAYARVPCGFAAVQDVRTGTHEDRMDSFFLAEMFKYLYLLFSEKSQLPIDVDDYIFTTEAHLLPVSLSTTQPPCQSNNTETVPVSHEEDLFTHSCPSMETLFPNNPSFAKTIRDSYKYLTGVGRALHPLPVREIELPLHDNGMEPVEFLKSMGISLTPLNEVMAGDLGSRKEHKGVYRVKLVAEVSHTEEEEVVPHVVQLISPPFLGRTVLTAGPAKFGMDLTKQEHGVKGSIVKASPYTACGPIDNTVELKGHIALALRGDCMFAVKARRLQEAGAIGVIFIDHREGSNSEETPLFQMVGDGDSTEDITLPLVFVFNREGAVLTAALEEHHNVDVLLLPKERQLGHDKTDKPLGMNIKLRLAEEGELEEGASRGPTLEFVLEKQEVLLKEEEEEDEELRGRQQPQRFCTVAAETDRTEPCSADSSQTTNSDSRPDATP; from the exons ATGCGGAGAGTAGGAGATATACTGCGCCGGGAACTGGTCCACATCTCTGGCACTGGGATGCTTCTGAAGACCCTACTGATCTCCAGTCTGCTTGGCTGGGCGACATGTCAAGAGAGCCAGAGCATGACACCTGAGGAGAAGACTGTTATTAG ggaCCAGATTATTGAAATGTTTGACCACGCTTATGGCAGTTACATG AAATACGCCTATCCAGCAGATGAGCTGATGCCTCTCAGCTGCAGGGGGAGAGTTCGCGGTCAGGAGCCAAATAGAGGGGACATAGATGACTCCTTGGGGAA GTTTTCTCTCACACTGATCGACACCCTTGATACCCTGGTG gtgTTAAATAAGCTTGATGAGTTTGAGGACGCAGTGAGGAAGGCTGTGACAGATGTGCGCCTGGACAATGATGTGGTggtgtctgtgtttgagacCAACATCAGAGTGTTAGG AGGGCTTCTGGGAGCCCACGTGATGGCCGACCTGCTACGGCAGCGTGGGGAGAGGATGCAGTGGTATCGTGATGAGCTCCTACACATGGCCAAAGAGCTGGGCCATCGATTACTGCCTGCCTTTAACACCACAAGTGGCCTTCCCTACCCTAAG GTGAATCTGCGGTACGGAGTCCTCAACCCACTTTCACGCACAGGCACTGAATCGGACACTTGCACAGCATGTGCTGGAACAATGATCCTGGAGTTTGCTGCCCTCAGCAGACTGTCAGGAGAGTCTGTGTTTGAG GAACATGCAAGGAAGGCGCTGGATGTCCTCtggcagaggagacagaggggaagTGACTTGGTGGGGACTGTCATCAATATCCATAATGAAGAATGGGTCCGGAGGG ACAGTGGAGTTGGTGCTGGTATCGACTCATACTATGAATATTTGATGAAGGCCTACATTCTTCTGGGCGACAATGTTTTTCTGGAGAGGTTCAACATT CACTACAGTGCCATTATGAAGTACATCAGTCAGCCTCCCCTGCTGCTCAACGTACACATGCACAACCCCACTGTGAGCGTGCGTAGTTGGATGGATTCACTCCTGGCATTTTTCCCCGGCTTACAG GTTTTGAGAGGAGATTTGAAACCAGCTATTGAGACTCATGAAATGCTTTACCAAGTCACCAAACAGCACAAGTTCCTTCCAGAG GCTTTCACTACAGAGTTCAGAGTTCACTGGGGCCAACACCTCCTGAGACCAGAGTTTGCAGAAAGCACCTACTACCTCTATAAG GCCACTGGTGACCCCTACTACCTCAGAGTGGGACAGTCCATCGTGGAAAAGCTCAATGCCTACGCCAGGGTGCCTTGCGGGTTTGCTGCTGTGCAAGATGTCCGCACTGGGACACATGAAGACAG gatggACTCATTCTTTCTGGCTGAGATGTTTAAATACTTGTACCTGCTGTTTTCGGAGAAGAGCCAGCTGCCCATCGATGTTGACGACTACATCTTCACCACGGAGGCTCACCTTCTCCCTGTGTCTCTCTCCACTACCCAGCCGCCCTGTCAAAGCAACAATACG GAGACTGTTCCTGTATCTCACGAGGAAGATCTGTTCACACACTCCTGCCCCAGCATGGAGACCTTGTTCCCCAACAATCCCTCATTTGCCAAAACCATTCGGGACAGCTACAAGTACCTCACTGGGGTGGGACGAGCCCTCCACCCCTTACCTGTCAG GGAAATTGAACTGCCGCTCCATGATAATGGGATGGAGCCAGTAGAGTTCTTGAAAAGCATGGGCATTTCTCTCACTCCACTGAATGAGGTCATGGCAGGAGACTTGGGAAGTCGGAAG GAGCATAAAGGAGTGTACCGGGTAAAGCTTGTGGCAGAGGTGAGCCacacggaggaggaggaggtggtgccGCATGTTGTTCAGCTCATATCACCCCCGTTTCTGGGTAGGACAGTCCTCACAGCAGGACCTGCCAAGTTCGGGATGGACCTTACGAAGCAGGAGCATGGG GTTAAGGGCAGCATCGTGAAAGCCTCCCCTTACACTGCGTGCGGACCAATAGATAACACAGTGGAGCTTAAAGGGCATATTGCTCTGGCACTGCGTGGTGACTGCATGTTCGCTGTTAAGGCTCGTCGGCTGCAGGAGGCAGGAGCCATAGGAGTCATCTTTATAG ACCACCGAGAGGGAAGCAATAGTGAGGAAACTCCCCTCTTCCAGATGGTTGGAGATGGCGACTCCACTGAAGACATCACCCTGCCGTTGGTGTTCGTGTTCAACCGCGAGGGTGCTGTGCTCACAGCAGCTCTGGAGGAACATCACAATGtggatgtgctgctgctgcccaaAGAGAGGCAGCTGGGACATG ATAAGACAGACAAACCCCTCGGCATGAACATCAAACTCCGCCTggcagaggagggggagttggAGGAGGGAGCATCCAGAGGGCCCACCTTGGAGTTTGTGTTGGAGAAACAGGAGGTGCTTcttaaggaggaggaggaggaggacgaagaGCTCAGAGGACGACAACAGCCACAGCGGTTCTGCACAGtggcagcagagacagacagaactgAACCGTGTTCAGCTGATTCCTCTCAAACCACAAACTCTGACAGTAGACCAGACGCAACCCCCTGA